TCTTCTGCGCCAAGGACTTGTCcacggcgagaaatattcgcaacGATGAGGCTAACATATTTTTCGCACGCgcataaaagttggtttactgTATTCAAATAACGTGAAACACCCCaattattaaatttcaaatgtaGAAGCATAAACTACTAGTATTTCATGTAAGTATTGTGTCAGCTTCTGTATAAGACTTTGATTATTTGACTGCATCACTTACTTAATCATTTTTCAGACGACTGGTTATTCAAAAATTCAgttcataaaaaattataaattaagaaAGACAATCATTTCAATTTGTTGCCCGattttattagaataaagatCTAACATATATCATCAAGCTGATAACCCAAAACCCATACTGTGAAACCGTTTAAGTTTcaaccaagtacatgtactatcatGTACAAGTAAAGACCTGGACAAAATAACTATgactattttttaaatgtacgaAATACTTAACTTTTATTAAAGTATATATTAACGATATACATATTCTTTTAGTTCTTCAACAGATTATTTGGTGTGCCGTTTTAGCCTTTTCCATATCGTATATTTATTATGGTAAGTAGCCAAAGCAAAATCAAGTCTTACATACACAATACATTAAAATACCACCACATAGGACTATTTcattgaattacatgtaccttctgattaaatgaataaattgtaaatatttgtcgttaatttgttataaatgcCATTgcatctttatatatatatatatatatatatatatatatatatatatatatatatatatatatatatatatatatatatatatatatatagggacAAAATACAGTGGGGAATGCATCAAAAAGAGGTTTGACAAAAAAGGAAATGTAACGAACGAAGACGACCTCACCGCCTTCATCAAGGCAGAAGGAGGGGTCATTTGTGCCACGATTCTTTATGCTTTTCTTATACGATTACTCATACTTTCGGATATCCGTCGTACGCACCAAAAACCTAAAAGCGATTTAGAGGGACAGAAGAAATGTGGTGGGAATGTGTTCTTTCTTGGAATGGGACTATACATTGCTAATTTTGGTCTCTGTATTGCAGGTAagttatccccccccccccccccccatccaacaaaaaatgcattgatttttttcctcaTCTAAGTACACGATGAAACACAGCAATGATTTTaggtaaaataattttcaaatttctcttAATCTATGCCTAGTTTTGATAtattaatgtcattttttatatcaacacatataaatatttactaCCTTATTCATTTCTACCCTTCACTTTTCAGGAGCGACAAAAATCCTACCCTTGTACAATCCAGAGACAAATACAACAGTCACGTGTACCTCGGCGTTCTACGATTTCTACTATAACGCCAAAATAGGACAGCTTGCTGTGTTTATGCCTTACGCTGCCtacatcattttttgttttatcttcatGATTGGAATTTCTAGTATGTACATATATCGCTTAAGGTGAACTCTCGTAAACTTGTCTGTGTGAGTGATAAATACTCATTGTTGACAATTATAGCTCAACTTATTTGACGGCGTCTCGTTTTCAGTGTAAATAACTTATTCATAATTTCTATATGATTCAAAATCAAACGACTTCTTTGCTTGGTGATTCTATCCAGGAAAAGGAAGGAcactgcagaaaaaatacataacccgcatgaattaCTAGTATCAAAgatagcattttattgtttatatttacatcgtTCTTACgataaattattgaaatattaatgaacAGTAGTTAAATGTAAGTAAATCATCAGTATATATATACGTTAAATGCAAGAAATGGGCTAAGGGAATTTGAGTGTGGCATCATCaagattatttcatgcagtctgTGGTTTTTGTGATAAAGGTTTCTATCAATCGATAAACTGTTAGAACTGTATCATGTACATTTCAACCCTGTCAGTTTCTAGAATCAATGAATTACAATCGATTTgctaaagaaatatttctaaaaaaaaaaataccaaaatacacagtgaatgtaaatatattatacatttattgcatgattgtgagggagatataaagatttatccccccccccccccaaaaaaaaaaatctcttactATCGATTGCAAACCAAACATTATAGTATGCTATACCTATGCATTACTTTCCACAGAGAAATGGTTTATCAGACGTAAGCTCCGCCGATGGGCCAAACTTCTCGATGCAGACCAAGATGGCGTCATCAGTCAAGAGGACATGAGGATAACAAACGAAAAGCTAGAAATGCTTCGTAGACTGATTGGCGCCAGAACAACAGCTTTGTCCTCTACAGAACAGAAGAAATGGTGGGATGATAATATATTTAAGCGAGGACCCGGAAAAGACATAGAAGTGGAGGACTATATCAATGTCGTGGAAGGGTTGATGGGTACAGGACCGCCTCATGACAGAGCCGGCAAAATCAGACCTGTCATCAAAGGttggtttaattttttcacGACAGAAGAGTACTTGAAGAGGAAGCTGCTTTTAGGAGGAGGAGATTTCGTCAAGTTTTGGACCATTCTAGACGGCAGCTGTGATGAACAACATTACAAGAAAATGTACATCAAACATTTTCCAGCGCCATTTAGCATGAGTGATTTCCTTGAAGACTTTGTGGCATTTCTGTCTCATCCCGACTTCTTTGATGAGTACAGCAGCCGTGTATATCACGTAGTAAAATATCAATCCGAGGCTATTTGCTGCAAAGTATAAAATagttgtattttcttttttattttatgaaaaattgttaTGAGCGGGGatgcatttttgcattttacatttgtattgttatttatttatttctaagtAACTGTTTAACGGTTTCCCTCTCCCAAAAATGTCTTTCCTTTTTCTGTTTACTGATTGCACGACCTAGTTCTTTGTATGTCACATGATATTATGGTATGTTATCTTCATTCTTCACTGAATTAATTCAATGTGaatgtgaataaaattgtttttattttttgtttcgaGTTACTCTTGAgcataaatcaaaattaaggCATGGGGAAAagcaaaattaatgttaatgaaGATTATTTCAAGATTACCGATTTTTGTATGCACACTGACATTCAGTCTTTAGTGAAAGCACAATGACAGGGAAGTAATtctaattatattttcaagCTAAAACATCTTGAGAAGATCGAAAGATTGTTTTAGACAGCACACAAAAACCTTCATCAAACTTTGAGCATCAATTTCATGTGTggcccaagaattgtccaggaACAAcagtattaatgaaaaaatgacaataacaaaccgtgaaccatctcaaaaatccataaaacgaaatacaaattcaaaacagagcaacacggacctccaaatgaAAGAGGTatgatcaggtgcctaggaggagtgagcatcctctgctgacccgTGCTCTTTgccgtaatcgggaaaaaaccaGGAAAAGAACAGCGAGAAAGGCATTTGATGAGTTCACTTTAGCAATCAAGTGTCCATTTATTTCTACATGTTATCCTGTAAATGTATGTTACTTTAAATGGGTTAATGAAAAGTATGCTAGATGTGATaaacaattaatgaaaaatgttataaattaatTGCTACTGTCCATTTCTTGTTTCGCAGGACAGTAGTTTCAATACAGAGTAATACAAATGTGTAAAAAGAAAGGAGAAACAATCATAACACTGAATTAAATTTAAGTGCTACACTTTACTTTTGGTCaggataataaaataattaattctcAGAGCTACGGTATGATATATTTAACAGTCTGTTAATATTGATAAGACAATGCATGATTTATAAAGCTTATTGTTTGCAAtcctttagtaaggcattttaaacAGGAAACCagaatttgagtgtcattcgttgagttataagcgagttacagagcttacagttctttgctatgtaaacaaagctttagtatacattttgaatgttaaggatgacgtttactcaaagtgaaaaaaaaatccattgatGTATCACCGTGTGATTGGGGTTATGGTGATAACTAAATTCTTTAAACCTGAAACACAGGACAGGAGacaatgtaaaattatatgtttattgGTTGATGTCCGTCGCAAAAGTGATgtcaaatataattataataaaagatataaaaacaatggtacactgtaaaatcaaaatgaaagtgCATAACAATGCCACAGATTCATGTTCATGTGTTAATTAAACATCATTATATAAACACACAATTCATTACACAGGTACAATAATATGTCTACTATAcatctttattataaaaataaatgatcaaattcAAAGTGTGTAATTACATTCTAATGGGGGAAATTAGCTAATAATATATTTGCTTGGCTAGAGAGGGACTTGAAAGGAACAGaccaaaaatagaaaatgcaCGTGTGATTGTTTACAACTCGGATGACAGTGACTTCCGGTTTCAcacaaaaagggggggggggcttgctTACAGAAAGCAACAATACAAAACCCTAACTTCCGGATTTATCCAAAAAGGGGGAGCTAACAAAGATGGCAAACATCATTGCAAAACCTAATCTACTATATACAAACACTGACTATGGTTAAGCTTAACACATCTATTATCTTAACTCGCATTATCTAAACATTGAGCATGAGTGCCCAAGTACTAAATTATACCTAACTTACAATCAACATAAAACAAGTAAAGCCTGATCAGATGTTCAGTATCACAGGACAAGTTCACTTACATTGATACTTTctgcatatttctttttgtaacgAATAAATAGGAAAAACAGCAAGATGGACTGCGCGTTTGCACAAAATGTAGTGTTTACATAACTAAATGTAAAACCTGTATATGGCGGATATACAATATCCGAAAAGTGCTTaaacttaaaaatcagtttcaaatcaaaaatatgtacagtaagctaaatagaaaaatgttgTTACTTGATTCTTACACATTACCTAAGTGAGATAAACCTTActggtaatttaaaaataatacagcTAAATGCAAAATTCTCATGACACAATTTGATGATATTAAATCATTACTAAAAAGTTCAGCAGCATAACCAGTTTTCtataaatgtgataaaaattaaaaatacaaagaacaaataaaatctaCATACCTGAAACACAGGACAGGAGacaatgtaaaattatatgtttattgGTTGATGTCCGTCGCAAAAGTGATCGGACAAAAACCCTATAGCGTCCCCTGTCCCGGTGTTGAGTTATTCTTGCCATTAATTGTTCCCAAAAAGCCGTGAGAGAAGATTAACTCATTCTCGACATCAAAGAAACGGATTGACACGAGGGCTTTGCATTACAATGACTATTACGTAATTAAGAAAACAGGAATCCTTCGACAGATGAATCTAAATAACTTACTTTTGATTACTTAAAATGGCACTAATTGATTTCACAACTTTTTACGAAAAATACTGTCGAATAGCTTAAGGCTTTTTCTCTAGGTAAATCCACGTTGACACGATTTGCAAATAATATATCTTATCTggtcaatataattaaaaatataaaatacattttgaaatgagcaaaaatagaaaaatatatttgagggTCAAAATGACACTATGATAATTCCCTCTTGGTCAGAAAAATTTTTGtcctcaaaaatgaaaataagatacCTATATGGACAGTCAATGGcaagtaataacaaaaaaaaacccacaaaaacaaaaacacaaaaaacataTAGGTATATCTACATTGCATGTACGTGTACTAAAGgaaaatatacacatatatacatgtacacaaatgaATACACATGTAATCAAATGGAGTACTggaatgagagaaaaaaaaataatgatgtacACATCTCAtggtataaaatatattgtgttgATCATCAAACAAATTGTGATATTCATAGtttcaacacaaaaaaaaataatgactttCTAAAGGTAAACAAAACGAAACACTTACATACACACGTAAGTCATGCCCATATCAAAAATTGGCGAGGatgtaaaaacttacaaaattttgaaatattggtgATGTGACAACAGAAAATATGCTGTGTAAGGATGCTGAAGAATGTTACGAATCTTCCTAGCTGTTAATGGTGAAATTAAAATTGTAGTAGGGACGTCAATGGAGCGATTGGTGTGAGTGTTAGTGATGGTGAAATCAGTGCACTCAATGTGAAGGtagtgtaaaatgaaatatgaagtgGTGATATGGATAGATGAAATGTCCTGAGGGGTTTGAATGTTCCAATTGTGGGGGCAAAGTGGAAGGGTTAGTATAGTGAAGAGTTCACAGGTAGGTCCAGTTGTAAGTTCTAAATGGAGTGAGGTTTTGTGTGAGCGTTGGAATTTCTGCCATAGGTTAGTAATGCATGCGATCACTAGGATTGTGGTTAGCACAGAAAGGGAAACATAAGGCCAGGGAGTGGAACATGTGGCATAAATGTTTTCCTTAATACTCGTTGCTGGTGTGTCATCTTTGGACTGGTGGTAAATGAATGAGATGGTTGGCTTGATTGTTGAGGCGGTAGTTGAATGGACTTGATGCAGAAGTAGAACAGGAAGTAGAACAGTCCGAATTTTGTAGCATGACCAAATGCTGAATACAAGTCCAAAGAATCCAACTGAAGTTGCGACAATAGCCAAAATACCACTTGTGTCTGGCCAGTTGTCGATCGGAAAGTCTACTCTTCCTGCAATCATGGATTCTGCGAGGTTTTTGAAAACCTTTCCGTCATGTTTAACAGCTTTGGCGATGCGTTTTAGGCTAAGATGTTGTTCTTTGTCGTTGGCCAAAAACTTGGAGAAGGAATGGTTGAAGATATGAAAATCAGGAATTTTGACATGTACTAGTTCTTCAAAGATTGTGTCGCCAAAAATTGTTGAGTGGGAATTTTCATGGAAAAATTGTTGGAGGAGGGCTAAATTCACAGGATGTAGAATGGTAACTTTATCGGTTTGATTGTTGCACTTGCCCAGTCGTGGAGGTAAGTAAAGGTTGTTGGTTGTTATGGAACATCGGCATGGTAATCTGACGATGCAAAAGAAACAGCCTTTAAGAATTCGTTGACCATTGGGGCAGTCCAGTGCAAGCATTGATGTTCGATACAGCAACAGGTTTGAAGGCGACAGTTCGTACACAGCTGGGGGCAGCATGTTCATTAGAAATCGAAAATCACACAGACTACTGACTGCATCTTTTTGATTAAAGAAGACAGCTGACAAACAACTGGGAGATGCAGAGGCTGTCATTGGCATATTGAAGCTGCAAAACAATGTTGTTGTTCCTGTACATTGCGATATCTTTTCAGAGGTAATGGTGGCATAGTGTTGGTTATCGGCTGTGTGTAAGAAGTAAGATGGTAGATCTATTAGCTGCGTAGCATGTTGGAACTGGAATTGACTGGTACAGGATATGAGTATACCCTGTACATGGTCATCGGTTGTTGGAATGGAGATATAGGAATCTTTAAGGTTAAGTACAGGTGCAAGTGCCGTCTTGTGAACAGGAATTCTCCCCTCGAATAGTAATACAGTGGGTCCTTATTTGCAACATGGAAATGTGGAAAGTTGTTTGTAATGATGTCTTGGACTTGAAGGATAGACGATCTTAAGATATGTGGTGTCAACAGGAAAGGTGAGAGCTTGCCTTTGACCAAATCATGTAATCCAAGTTTTATGTGCTCAAGCTCCTTCTCAAGTTGTGCCGAAACATTTGTTTGCTTAATGATTAGTTGTGTGAGGATTATGAACTCATGGTCCAAAGCGTCCATTGATCTATGGGCTAGGTCTGAGAGAGCTACAGCATCCTGGTGATTTTTAAGTATTGCAGACATGACATTGTTGAATCTTTTGTCTACGGCATCAATAAAAGATGATAAATGTTGGTCCTGATGGGCCATGGCTTTTGCCAGTTGGATGTTGTTGTTGTTCAATGTCTGCATATGGCGTTGTAGAGTGGCAATGTCATCTGATGTCGCTGTACCAAAAAGTGATTTCGAGATTTTTCCCACGAAATCAAAAAGTCCTCGTTTTGATCTTGACGTTCCAATATATCTTTTGGCTGTAGGAAGTTCTGTTGTTGGAATAAGTTCATGTATATGATGCACTGTGGAGTTTACACTAGCCATACACTGCATTCGTAATGAGTTGAGAGATTTGATTATGTGGCCAGCAGTTTTACATTGAGGCATGTTGCAGTACAACTCCTGTAGATGGATCTTCTTTGGCAGTGGAATTTGGAACGTGTGTAACCAGTGTTCCTGCCCAAGGTATAAGTCATTGACCTTTTCAAAGACAACTCCATAGTTAATTCTTTGGATATGCTGGCTTGAAATATCTGTTGCACACACTGAGGTGAGACAGAGGCAACTGATTATAAACATGCTGGTGTTAGGAGACGGTCCAAAGCTCTTTTTCGGTCCATAGTAGTTTTTCCGTCCATAGTACTTTTCTTGTCCAGAGCACACTAGAAAGAAGAAATTAAGGTAGGGTAAAGATTGTGTACAATGTACAGTTATGTCAGTATCAGTAGGTACCATTACTGAGAAGCACtaaattaataatttcaggataaaattattaaaattttaacattaactTATACAGTGTACACAGGAAAGGGGTTTAAGAATAAGAATTAATGGTTAAGTGGAGTAGACAGGAAAAGCTTGGAATCTAGTAAAAACATGATCTGGTCCTTCGTCTGCGCTTGCGCGCCCGTCCCGTTTGAGTCCTGGTGATGTGATACTGCCAGATAAGTTCATCATTGATGTTTTCTTCTGGTTCCCAGGTTTTAACACCGCTTCCTTGCCATTTTACTAGGAAGTATTTCTTTCCATTGACAAGTTTGTATTGCATCAGTTTTTCAACATATCCATAACTATCATTTGTTGGCTGGTCAGCATCCACTTGTCTTTCTGGAGTATTTTGCAATGTTTGTTGAGTTTGAGGGATCGGTGGTACATGCTGATCATTAGTTTGAGGTATTGCCATATTAGGAGTTGTTGGCTGAGCCTTTGTAGCTTGTGCATCATCATGTGGTTCATTGTGAGGTTGTACTGGGGGTTGTGCTCTTTCCTGCTCTTCATTTTCAATTGGTTGTGAGTTGCGTTGCTCTGGTGGCAGATGAGAATCATCTATTGGATCTGTTAAAGGTGGTGGATCGAGTACTTTGCGAAAATCTGGATTCTCAAAGTGTTTCAGTCGATTGGCATGGATCCGGGATTTCACTGCCTTGTTATTTGAGCATTTTCTGAGACTGTAGGTGTTATTTGGACATTCCGCAGTGATGTAATATGGTCCATCCCATGGATTGTGTAGTTTAGGTGAAAGTCCCTTTGGTACATGGGGTTTATGCAGCAAGACACTTTGTCCAACAGAGAAGTTAGGTTCCTTCGAGGTCTTGTCATATTgctctttttgtttttgacgAGCATGCTGAATGTTCTGGGTTGCAATCTCACGTACTAATTTAAGGTGTTTCATCAGGTTAGTGACATGAGTTTTGGCATCCTGGTTCATTCCATCTTTTGGTATAAGAGATGTGTCAAATGGAAGATACATTTCTTTTCCAAACAGAATTTGGTATGGGGCAAGATCCGATGATTGGGTGGATGGGCTCATTCGGATTGCCATCAGGATACCAGGTAAAATGTCGTGccaatttgtttgattttgattaaCGTAGGTACGTAGACATTGTGCGATGGTACTGTTCATCCGTTCACAGGTTGCATTTGTTTGGGGATGATATGAGCTGGTGAAATGTCTCGTTACTTGGAAAATCTGGCAGACAGCTGTTACAAGCTTGCTCATAAAATTTTGTCCGCGGTCTGTGACGATGGTATATGGTGCACCATAACGACAGAATATTTCCTTAAAAAGTACTTTGGCTATCTCAGTGGAATCCTGGGTTCTTAATGGAAAAGCCTCTGGCCATTTGCTGAAAGAATCCACAACGAGAAGTATATATTTATGGCCTTCTGTTGTTTTGGTAATCGGGCCAAGGATGTCCATGTGGATTCGGGAAAATCTGTCCTCAATTGGCATTGGTGTGAGTGGTGCGGGAGCATGATGTGTTGGTCTTTTGGACAATTGACATTCTCTGCAGGATCTGACATAATCCTCTATATTTTGATACATAGCTGGCCAATAATATTTTGACTGGATGGCACGGTATGTACGTTCAAATCCAAAATGTGCACCTCCTGCAAGACTATCATGGTATGACCGTATAACATCTTCTCTGAGACAACGGGGTACTGCCAGTTGTTTGATGTGGTTGTTTGGATGACGTGCCCTTTTGGATCTTGGTTGGTAATAGTGGTAAAGGACACCATCaagaaatacataaaaatttgattcgctGAGGAGTCGATCTCGGCATTTCTTGTCCTCTGGTAGATCCCTATCTACGAAATAGTTGTACAGATCTTTGAAATCTGGACAACCCTTTTGAAGGTCACCAATAGAAGTTATGTCAACAGGGCATATTGTTTCGGTTTCTATTGTCTTACGGAATGGATGCTGATGGTCAGCATAGAAAAATGTTGCTTGCATAGATTTTTCTTCCTTTACAGGGGTGAAGCACTGAACATCTGGTGATGGGATAATGTCTTCGGGGTCTTCCATTGGAACTGCTGTGTCAGGATATGGGCGGCGGGACAAAGCATCAGCTACTTCATTTTTCTTTCCagctttaaataatatttcatagGAATATCCTTGAAGAAGCACTGCCCACCGAGCTAATCGACCTGTTGACTGTTTCACGTTTTGTAGCCATTTGAGTGCTGCATGATCTGTAAAGATTTTAAAGGGTCTTCCTGCTAAGTAAACATGGAAAGTCTTTATTCCCTCAATGATGGCTAGTCCTTCACGTTCAGATATAGGGTATTTTCTCTCATGTTTGTTTAATGATCGTCCACCATATGCTATGACTCGGTCCTTTCCATTTTTGTCACGTTGTCCAAGGATATAGCCTATGGCTGTGCCGGAAGCATCTGTTGTTAGTGAGAATGGACGCGTGTGGTCTGGATAGGCCAAGACAGGTGGTGTTGTTAACAAGGTTTTGAGCTTTTCAAAGGCATTTTGGCATTCCTGAGTCCATGTAAATTCTTTATCTTTGGACAGCAAACTTGATAGTGGACTTGTGATTTTGCTGTATCCTTTTACAAATCTCCGATAATAGTTGCATAGTCCTAGGAATGATCTTAGTTCCTTTTGGTTCTTTGGTGTTGGAAAGGACTGAACAGCGTCTGTTTTTGACAAATCTACTTTGATGCCATCCTTTGTCAAAATATGTCCAAGGTATTTAACTTCTGGAAGTGCAAAGTAGCATTTGCTGGGTTTAAGGGTTAGGCCAGCTGATTGGAGGCGACTGAAGATTTCATCCAGGTGTTTTAAATGATCTGTGAAGGAATTGGAAAAGACTAAAATGTCGTCCACATACACAAGGCATGTTTTCCAATTAAATCCACGTAGAACATGGGTCATTAGTGCCTGGAAGCTGGCAGGTGCATTGACTAGGCCAAATGGCATTCTCTTCCATTGATACACACCGGTTGGGGTAACAAATGCTGATTTATGTTTGGTCTCTTCATCCATGGGTATTTGCCAAAATCCTGAGGCAAGGTCCAATGTGGAGAAGAATTTGGCTTGTGTTGTACCAATTGTGTCAAACACATCCTCTAGTCTAGGCAGGGGAAAGGTAAACTGCTTGGTGACAGCATTGAGTTTACGGTAATCCACAGCAAACCGTAGTTGGCCATTCTTCTTCTTCACCATTACAACAGGGCTCTGCCACATGGAGTCTGATTCTTCAATAATGTCTGAATCTAACATTTCTTGAAGTTGGCGATTCATTTCTGCATTGGTTTGGGGTGATTGTCTGTAAAACCGTTGTCGAATTGGGAAGGCATCACCAGTTTCTATGCGATGTGGTTGGGTCTTGGCTTGACCTAATTCTTGAAGATTAGTGGCAAAAATAGACctatgtttgtttaaaaatgtcaaaagtaACTGTTTCTGATCTTCTTGTAGGTCTGCGTGGTCTAGGTTAATGTTGATTGGTTCTTGAACAGTGTTTTCTGCTGACACTTTTCTGTCACTTGAGGTTTCCATGGCAAACACTGTGTCAGGGTCAACAATTGTAGCAGATGCAATCACAGTAGTTGCTTTGAGTCTGATGGTTTTGTTAGTTGGATTCATAACTTGAATGAACGCTTTGTTGTTTTTAGTGTCCACTATTGATTTTGCACCAGCAAGTTTCAGTGATGGTAATTTTGAAATAGGTTCCAAAAGTACACAGGAATTTTTAGGCACATTCGACACATACACTTGAATTGAAGTCACAGAGTGTTTTGGTAATATGGTGTATCTGGACACTCTTGCACATCCTGTATTTGTATCAATGGCATATGTTGTACTTTCAGAGTCACGCACATAAAGAGTGTTATTTTCTGTGTTGAAAATACCATCGTTGGCTTGTAGGAAATCCAGTCCAAGAATAAGTGGttgatgaaatgatttgaaaaCATGAAATCTGTGGGGTATGATTGGTCCATTGAATGACACTGGAAGGGTTATGGCACCAAGGCTAGCATGTCGTTCACCACCAAATGCGACTGCATCTCTAATGTTAGATGGGTCTAGTTATCACCGTGTGATTGGGGTTATGGTGATAACTAAATTCTTTAAACCTGAAACACAGGACAGGAGacaatgtaaaattatatgtttattgGTTGATGTCCGTCGCAAAAGTGATCGGACAAAAACCCTATAGCGTCCCCTGTCCCGGTGTTGAGTTATTCTTGCCATTAATTGTTCCCAAAAAGCCGTGAGAGAAGATTAACTCATTCTCGACATCAAAGAAACGGATTGACACGAGGGCTTTGCATTACAATGACTATTACGTAATTAAGAAAACAGGAATCCTTCGACAGATGAATCTAAATAACTTACTTTTGATTACTTAAAATGGCACTAATTGATTTCACAACTTTTTACGAAAAATACTGTCGAATAGCTTAAGGCTTTTTCTCTAGGTAAATCCACGTTGACACGATTTGCAAATAATATATCTTATCTggtcaatataattaaaaatataaaatacattttgaaatgagcaaaaatagaaaaatatatttgagggTCAAAATGACACTATGATAGATGATAATGAAAAGTCATCTATTctatgttatagacctttgattgtagtcttatttttctttatttaaaaagtaggtcaatgacctacgaATTTTTGGCCTTTAATAACGATTAATGGGAAGAgtacttttgttttattcattttaactatcattggtacttgaagattaccaatatgtttttattttttctcaatcaagctttgctaattaatGATCAACGAAACTTCCTAAAAAAATTCTGGGGATCATCTGGAGatcgcatgcgcattacattcacgctaaatcacgggaggctctttagtttatgtttccataaTATCACAGTTACATGGATAAACTCATAAATGAtagtacaaatacatgtaaattttcattggaaatttcggagcgattctgcagttttctgctacattacgggtgtATAGGAGGCATTTTatctgtggtgaaggcctgatCGAGACACAGTTATATTATtttaactaagcagagtgtggTGATAATGATATAGCTTTATTGTAggcttaaggaaggagtcttttctggttctcgacttgtca
This genomic window from Magallana gigas chromosome 5, xbMagGiga1.1, whole genome shotgun sequence contains:
- the LOC105344653 gene encoding uncharacterized protein, with amino-acid sequence MSVNDVPRDSFGRVHFAPPDYSAACSNNGEHSGQAFGHSVMTADLVQEKIPPPAYDDIFAKTQTPAPSSLPRGRQTYYKDDRNTWEKLHEWFEMSVLQQIIWCAVLAFSISYIYYGTKYSGECIKKRFDKKGNVTNEDDLTAFIKAEGGVICATILYAFLIRLLILSDIRRTHQKPKSDLEGQKKCGGNVFFLGMGLYIANFGLCIAGATKILPLYNPETNTTVTCTSAFYDFYYNAKIGQLAVFMPYAAYIIFCFIFMIGISKKWFIRRKLRRWAKLLDADQDGVISQEDMRITNEKLEMLRRLIGARTTALSSTEQKKWWDDNIFKRGPGKDIEVEDYINVVEGLMGTGPPHDRAGKIRPVIKGWFNFFTTEEYLKRKLLLGGGDFVKFWTILDGSCDEQHYKKMYIKHFPAPFSMSDFLEDFVAFLSHPDFFDEYSSRVYHVVKYQSEAICCKV